The nucleotide sequence aaaaaaaatgacacttatgttgtaatatcaaagtttttttttgcatttttccagTCTAAGTTAAGAAAATAAAGAacgttgaaaagtttaaaaacacattatttgatggacatagcatttgctctcttcttcaaaaattacacactgtacctttaatccagtaagacaggcagagGTTTtaatgtcatgttgacagtttagggtttgttttttcctccaacatttttgagtgggattgcacacttttttaaaaaacaatataaccccgaattgtcttgtttgaacaagagctaaatttGCACTGATtttattgtcaaatcagaatccgTTTTATTGCcatgtaagttctcacatacaagtaatttgatgtggggtcattggtgcataaacaacaataataaaaagaaaacaaaaaatattctgcaagaTGTAACAGGAAGAAGTAAAGAAGAAAATCTGCTCTTTAATGATGaaaccctggatgaaaaacttgctgaatcagtttttccacactttaatgtttcactgaggctgtatGGTAAAATTGCATTGCTGCTTTTTTACAGCATGTAGCTTTGCTGTTCACGCTTTTTCCTCCTCCCTTCCTTCCCTCTCTCGCTGGCTATgcaggcagaaggagctctttttattggaagacattgagtttttttttttttcttttcactgaAATGCTGTGATCTCTTACTCTGAGCTGCAGCGCTGTTCTGCTCATTTCTCTGCCGGTAGGGGAGGGGCAAGCAGGCAGTCCAGCACAAACACAGCCTtgctggatttaaaaaaaaaaaactacctgagagcaggGCACAGTATAACGGCACTGTCATAACACTATAAGGGTGTAAcgctgttgttccattgtctggggagaaccctgagaaTTGTAACAGACCCGTAACAATCAGAACTGAAAGTTTAGTGTGGTTTTGTTTTGAGTGTTGCTCTTTTTCATATATATAACAATTGACCACGAATTTAGGGTTGACTAAAACAAAGGTTGGGTTGACCCATTGCCAGCTGCGGCTTGTCTATCCCTTGAGGTTCTAGAGGTTTAAGTGAAGTCtaatgtttttcacttttttttttttttttttttacagaaatggTGATTTGTGCTGTACAGGGATGTAGCAATGGGAAATACAAGCTTGACAAATGGAAATTAAATGCATGTGATGTTCATCCAGGGACAAAAAAGGGATGTGGAAGCTGTATTTGCCCTCCCCCTTTTGTGTTATACCCCTTTCCAACAGAGAGGAAGGACCCAAATGCCCGCAAACACTGGATTCGACTCATTAATAGGAAAGATATAAAGACGGGAAAAAACTGGATGCCAAGACATTTCTCCAGAGTGTGTTCTGTTCACTTTCCAGATGGCAGCCCAACAGACACGCACCCATACCCCACCCTGAATCTTGGTTATGTCACCCGAGGGAGGGGGGGCAAACCACGTAAGCCACTAGCAGAACGACACATGTTACAAGTTAAGAAGACGGAACCAGAAGAACCCATAAAAATCAAGGTTGAAGACACTTTTGATTCAGTGCCAGTAGATGATCACAAAGTCCCTGAGAATGCCAGTGAGCACAATTGGCATAATTACTGTATTCATGATAAGGGCTGTGAAGGATGCAACAAATTAGCCAAAGAGCTGAAGTGCGCAGTTCAAGAATTTGAAACACTCACAGATCAATTGGAAATCCAGTCTAAGAACAAGAATGTTCGTAATACTACTGTGATAAACAAATTCATCAGAACTGATAAGAAGGTACGCCAAAATACAGGGTTGCCAAATCAAAGTACTTTGGACTCATTATACAGTCACCTTGAGCCAAGGTTGAAAGAAATGCGGTATTGGGGTGGAGTGAAAAAAGTGACCAGTACCAAGATTTTCAGGAGATGTAAAAAATCATCAAATAAGCGTGAGCCACAGAGAAAATTGAATGGGAAGAGTGAATTTGTGCTTGTGTTAATGAAGCTTAGACTGGGACTTTCAAACATATTCCTGAGTGACCTGTTTAACATTAGCGTGAGTACCTGCTCCAAGATATTCAACACATGGATACGCTTCCTTGCTAAAGAACTGAAACCACTGATTTATTGGCCATCCGGAGACATAATACGGAAATTGCTTCCACCAAGCCTGGCATCAAAATATTCATCATTACGATGCACACTGGACTGTATGGAAGTGTTCATTGAAAGACCGAACCATTTAGAACTGCAGGCTATGACATGGTCAGACTGCAAAAAGCACAGTACGGTGAAATACCTCATTGCCATTGCACCTAATGGCATGATTACTTTCTTGTCTGAAGGTTACGGAGGGGGAGGATCAGACAAAGACATTGTCATTGCCTCTGGATTTTTGGACCTTTTGGATCCTGGTGATGAAATCCTTGCTGACCGTGGTTTCATTATAAACGGTGAACTTCTGATGCACCATGCTAAACTGCACATCCTTCCTCCCAGCTTAAGCATTGATCAACAAACTACTGCTGATGTTGCAAAGACAAGAAAAATTGCAAATGCCAGGATTCACGTAAAACGGGCTATTGGGAGGATGAAATGGTTTGCCATATTAAGAAACACTGTGCCAATTACTTTTGTTCCACTCCTGAATGACACTGTGTTagtctgtgcagcactttgtaaTTTGCTACCCCCACTCGTGTGCTGAGACTTTAAACACTATAATTAAGGATGACTACCCCTGTAAATAAAATCTCCCAAGGACTAAGATTCGGATTGTGGAAGTTGAGTGTGGGAATTCTATGATTGACTGGCCTTGGTTTTATTAATAATGATATTTGTACAATTGTTAACAAATGACAACATATGTTGCattaaaaaatagaatgtttCTTATCTTATTTTAAAGACATTTATTCTTGTTTACATGGTGTTGCATTGTCTTGCAATTTTTTAAATGCCCAGGTTTTGCTATACAGGCATAACCCAATATAACATTAATGGAATACAGAAATTTTTTTGCCTAAATGTAAGTAAAAGCCCCATTCATTAAAACTTGTCTTCCCAcaaagttttgtctttttttttttgtacatttcatGCTTGCCATACTGAATGTGAGAGATAGTGGTTTACAGTCCAAGAGATATTTTGTGGCCCCATTTCAATGAAACTGAGTTCACGCATTCTTATTAGCACTGTATAGAAAGTCAGAAATATTTATCataactgtttttatttacatgacGATGGGGGAGAGGTCTGCAAGAAGGTCAAGCTGGTGAGATCTCGATCGTCTTTACACCTTCATTGTACTGTACATATAATTTGGAATGGAATATTATAGTTGTACATCAGCATTTCCGTGGAAGCAGGAGACAACAATGGGCGATTGGGCAAGCAGAGTCTTACAGCAAATTGTACTACAGTTCTTAATCGCTTGGCTGGTAATCAAAGCGCATCCACTTCAGTGTCAAAACTAACATAACCCCAGTGAAACCACATTTGTCACAGCCAAAAATGTAGCCCTCAGATTCTGTGATGGACTGTTATTCTTTGCACTGGTCTTCACATACCTGGCAAACGTAGATGGGACACATCATCTTGATTTTCATTGTCGTTTGTGCTTTGGACCTTTTCTTCTGAATTGTGGGTGGTTGGTactaacactactgtatattataaTCCAAACACAAGAATGTCTAACATGCTCATATAAGTTGCCCCTTCCCCCCATTTCCACAGATGACAAGGTTCAAGGTCTGAGAAGTTACTGCCacaagtgtggaaaaaaaaaattctgtgtgaTATAAATAGACCAAACTAATAATCAACATGCTTATCTAgagcaaaaaaaaactttttttttttttccaatggtgTGCGTAAAAAGTATGTATGGTGCATTTTTGTACTCATTAATTGGcaatttatgtaaaaaaaaaaaaaaaaaaaaaaaggcaaaaaattgcattttttgtAACAAAGATTTGCACTTCATGATGTCAGAAGGTCTGTATCACACAGCATCATCAAACATTGATGTATTTTAAGGTTTTAACCTATTGTGTATAAGATCTTGTTTTGCATGGTATCTAGTTTTTAAGGATTCCACTAACTTTACTATTTCTAAATGACCTGGTGTCTCATAAAGTCTGATGACAAAAGTGGCGGCACTAAGTATGGTACTGACATGCATGTGTTATATACCCCTTTAATCAACAAAAGATAAAGCAGATAAGCCATTGGGAAGTGATGTAGCCCGAGTTTTGTAAAAGCTGGAGTCCAAAGAGTGACACCACCGACTGTGAAATGcaaatgtgtggaaaaaaatgacattttcttAAAAACTTGCATTTTGTCAATTTTTATCATAGATGCCTGAAAACCTAACATGATGAACCCAACAATATGCTGTATCACAAGTTAGATTATTGTATTGTTATCTAGTCCTGAGGGGGAAAATgcaaggtgttttttttgtttgtttgtttgttttttttgttttttagaattGAATTTTGGGTTGTGACgcccacctgaaaaaaaaaatcacaatatatgtACTATCATTAGTATCTCTCACATTGTGCTAAGAAACAAATCTCTGTTTAGGAACAAGTTTAATGAATTAGTTGTGAAGTGGTATGGGGAGGAAAGATTCAGTAGGAAGGATGTTTCTCTACTGGATCCTTTGTCGGAGAATCATGTAGACTCCTTGTGCGTCTAAGTCACATACATGCTATTGCATCAAGAAGCACTGTCTGATTTAAGAATAGATTAActcattttttttaacctaatgCTTACTCTTACTTCTCTTCCTCTATCAAGTATGTTAAATGTGTCTAGTTGTCATGTATTGACATTTATTGATCTAAAAGGAGAGATGTGCATTTACATTTGTTATATTGTCAGTGCCTTTAATAAATCGTTAATGGCGATTAAACTAccaacatttttgcatttttcttttcAGATCTGAATTCCTAAGAAGTTTTCACTTTCGAATCAATTAAATTTCATTGATTATGTAATGTTGAAAATTTGGCCATTCTGGCAGTAAAATTTAGGTCAGACCTTGAACCTTGTGAGCAGTAATCCATGTGTTTAGAGTACATACACTATGTGTGATTGATGAGTAATCCAAACACTACCCAGGTTCAAATCCATGTGCTGATGGTTATTttttccttaaaaaatgagaatgatGATGCTTTGCTTTAATTAAACAGATTCCCCTGGTCCGCACCAGTTCTAAGCTGCTAGACGCCAGCTGAGGCGCCTAGCAGCTGGAAAATACTTGCttgaataattaaaataattgaTATTAACTTTTTATTTAAAGCATAAATATTTGTCTTCTTGCTTGTGTGGAACTGAAGATGAAATTTAATCAAGGTTAACAAGATAAACATTTTATTAGTTTTTTCCTAATCTGTTTCCTCATCCACTAAATGCTTATAGATTCCCTAAAAGACAAGAAAGATTTTAAAAAAGATACAAATACAATATCTTATTGAAAATTttgatttgacttcattcttTCTTTCATTGTATGTAAATGGCTGCACGACAATATAcataaaatgtaaacagaagcggaAATAAGAATAAAGGATAAAAATATAATCAAAAATCATCATTAAAATATAGACATAGATGGAAATAAATCTTATGAACTGCTGAGAACACTCATCGCTCCTATATGTTTTATGCAGTCATCAGTTGCATTTGTTGAACCAGCCAGGAAACCTGCCTCAGAGCAGGTTTAACTTGACTTGAACTGGTCAAATGGCTGTTTTTACTATTGTTGGCTAAAAACTCATTTCGTGTTAAATTTATAAGTTTTGTTAACTTCTTAATCTGAATATCACTTTACTTGATGTTAATCTCCTTTTCAACCAGTTTAAATCAAGGTTAAGCCAAACCTGCTCTGAGGCAGGTTTACAGGCTGGTTGGATTTGAATGACTGTTCTAAGCGTGTCATAAACTTTATTTATGATATcttattttaattattaattttgctttttattaacttatttatatatatatatacgaggtctattagaaaagaaaccgacctttttatttttttcaaaaactatatggatttgaatcacgtgcgattacatcagacaagcttgaaccctcgtgcgcatgcatgagttttttttcacgcctgtcagttgcatcattcgcctgtgggcaggctttgagtgagcactggtccacccctcccatcggaattcctttgtctgaaaacgtgctaagagactggcgctttgctttttcaaaattttttcagaaactgtgaggcagatccgagtggacaccattcgagaaattcagctggttttcggtgaaaattttaagggctgataagagattatggagtgttactgtcgctttaaggacaacccacggagccggacggcgcgctgtgctccgagccgccgtcgtcagcctgttttgagctgaaaac is from Thalassophryne amazonica chromosome 1, fThaAma1.1, whole genome shotgun sequence and encodes:
- the timm21 gene encoding mitochondrial import inner membrane translocase subunit Tim21 isoform X1, with product MVRLPVEGGGSKSEMVICAVQGCSNGKYKLDKWKLNACDVHPGTKKGCGSCICPPPFVLYPFPTERKDPNARKHWIRLINRKDIKTGKNWMPRHFSRVCSVHFPDGSPTDTHPYPTLNLGYVTRGRGGKPRKPLAERHMLQVKKTEPEEPIKIKVEDTFDSVPVDDHKVPENASEHNWHNYCIHDKGCEGCNKLAKELKCAVQEFETLTDQLEIQSKNKNVRNTTVINKFIRTDKKVRQNTGLPNQSTLDSLYSHLEPRLKEMRYWGGVKKVTSTKIFRRCKKSSNKREPQRKLNGKSEFVLVLMKLRLGLSNIFLSDLFNISVSTCSKIFNTWIRFLAKELKPLIYWPSGDIIRKLLPPSLASKYSSLRCTLDCMEVFIERPNHLELQAMTWSDCKKHSTVKYLIAIAPNGMITFLSEGYGGGGSDKDIVIASGFLDLLDPGDEILADRGFIINGELLMHHAKLHILPPSLSIDQQTTADVAKTRKIANARIHVKRAIGRMKWFAILRNTVPITFVPLLNDTVLVCAALCNLLPPLVC
- the timm21 gene encoding mitochondrial import inner membrane translocase subunit Tim21 isoform X2 — translated: MVICAVQGCSNGKYKLDKWKLNACDVHPGTKKGCGSCICPPPFVLYPFPTERKDPNARKHWIRLINRKDIKTGKNWMPRHFSRVCSVHFPDGSPTDTHPYPTLNLGYVTRGRGGKPRKPLAERHMLQVKKTEPEEPIKIKVEDTFDSVPVDDHKVPENASEHNWHNYCIHDKGCEGCNKLAKELKCAVQEFETLTDQLEIQSKNKNVRNTTVINKFIRTDKKVRQNTGLPNQSTLDSLYSHLEPRLKEMRYWGGVKKVTSTKIFRRCKKSSNKREPQRKLNGKSEFVLVLMKLRLGLSNIFLSDLFNISVSTCSKIFNTWIRFLAKELKPLIYWPSGDIIRKLLPPSLASKYSSLRCTLDCMEVFIERPNHLELQAMTWSDCKKHSTVKYLIAIAPNGMITFLSEGYGGGGSDKDIVIASGFLDLLDPGDEILADRGFIINGELLMHHAKLHILPPSLSIDQQTTADVAKTRKIANARIHVKRAIGRMKWFAILRNTVPITFVPLLNDTVLVCAALCNLLPPLVC